The segment TCGCCAGGAAAGCGGGCAGATAGGGAGGCCTGTATGGGGGCCTCGCTGTGGGCCCCCGCGTAGTATGCGTGTGAGCGGATAGGACCGAATTCTTAAACCCGCAATTGGTACTGTCCATCTATGTTCATCAGCGGTGGTTCCGAGGAATCGCTCAAATGTTGTTTTCAAGGAAATCGCTCATGGGCAATGAGCCCACAACGAACGATGAAAATGGTTATTTCCAGAGGAATCGTCCATGAGTTCTGCGCTCGCCACGAAGCATGAAAATGGTTGTTTATAAGAGGAGCTGGTAGTAAATTTCTGCTGGAGCGACGCGCGTAGCTAATCATCCCCTATCGAAGGCCCCTGTGTGAGGCCAGCCAGGGAAATATCGGGAGCTATCGCTGAGTTCCTTTCAGTGCGTAGTAACCGAGCCGATGCCGGAAACGCAGGTCTTTGCGGTTTGGGGCGCGTACTTCAATCTTCCTGAAACTGCCGTCCATCGCCGTGTTGGAAGGATAGTAGGCAATCAAATACTGGCTTCTGAGCTCCTCTTCGATTTGGCGAAAGGCTGCGTCAAGTTGTTCGGGGTTTTCAGGGAAGTAGGCGCGGCCCCCGGTTTCTTGCGAGAGTTTTTTCAGCACGCCCTCGTTGACGCCGAAGCGAAATCGGTCGCCGATGCCAACGGCATATATGGTTGCTTCGGCTCGCAACGCGCGATCAATGGCATCACCTATTTTATAACGGCTTGTCGTGTCTTCGCCGTCCGTCATCAGGATGATGGTGCGACGTCCGGGCTGGCGTCCGAGCAGGTCTTGGCAAGTGACGTAAATCGCATCATAGAGCGATGTGCCGCCGAATTTGCTCGTGTTATCGGTGGTAGTGCGCGGCGTGTACCGAACCGATTCCAATGCTCGTTCCAATCGCTCCATAGACGACGTGAAATCTTGCACCAGAATCGTTTCATCACGGAACTGAAGGATCGCCACGGAGTCTTTCATCGGCCGAACCATCGTGCTGAGGAAACGCGCCGCCGCAGCTTTTTCTTGGGGGAGCACATATTGCATGCTGCCGCTTATGTCCAAAAGCAGCGCAATCGTCAGTGGCAAGTCCGTTTGGCGGGTAAAGATGAAGATTTCCTGTAGCTGGCCATTTTCGAGGATTTGCACGTCTTCTTGACGCAGATCAGTGATCAACGCATTTCGCTTGTCTTGAACACTGAAAAAGACGTTAACCAGACGGGATGTCAAATCAATCGGCGGCTCGTCGTCTTGTTCCTGCGCGGCGGCGGGCTGGGCTTGCGCTGGCGGTTTGCTTGGCGTTGGTGGATTCTGGCTCGATGATTGAGCCGGAGCCCAGCCGTGCGTCAGGATGACGACCAGCAGCAGGCACACCAAATGCAAAGAGAAAAGCTGTTGTCGCATGGCTTCTTGTGATGCGCTCCCGTGATTGAAGCGTTGCCGAAGTGATTAGAGCAACGAATCGCCCAAGGGGGCTGTGAACCCTCGTTTGACGCGCACCCGCAGACCGTCGCGGTTGGCCACCTTGACTTCAACCCGGCGAAACTTGCCGTCACGCGCCTGATTGGTTGAGACGTAAAACAGGATGTATTGCGCGCGTAATTCTGCGCTAATGTCGGCGAAAATCTTATCAAGCTCGTCCAAGCTGGCAGGGAAATAGGCTCTGCCGCCGGTCTCTTCGGCGATGCGGATCAATTCCTTATTGCCGGGAGCATCCACGGTGCCGCGCACGACGCCAAACGGGCCAGCATTGGTTGTGCCGATGCAATAGATGGTGACTTCGGTTTTTTGCGCCATTTCGATGGCTTCTTCGATAGTATACCGGCTGGCCGTATCTTCACCGTCAGACAACAGAATGATGGCTCGACGACCGGGCGCGGTCGGCATTTTTTCTTCACAGACGCGGTAGATGGCATCGTACATGGCCGTTGTGCCGCTGGCTTTGACTGAATGAATCGCGTCGCGCAGGTCTTCCAGGTTGTCGGTGAAATCTTGAATGAGCTCCACACGACTACTGAATGCCACCAGCAGTGCTTCATCTTGGCCGCGCCGAATGGCCGTATCGAGAAAACTCATTGCCGCGTCTTTTTCGAACTTCAGTTTTGGCCGCACGCTGTTGCTGGCATCCATCAGCAGGCTGATATTCAACGGCAATTCGTTCTCCTTGGAGAGGGACTG is part of the Blastocatellia bacterium genome and harbors:
- a CDS encoding VWA domain-containing protein, coding for MRQQLFSLHLVCLLLVVILTHGWAPAQSSSQNPPTPSKPPAQAQPAAAQEQDDEPPIDLTSRLVNVFFSVQDKRNALITDLRQEDVQILENGQLQEIFIFTRQTDLPLTIALLLDISGSMQYVLPQEKAAAARFLSTMVRPMKDSVAILQFRDETILVQDFTSSMERLERALESVRYTPRTTTDNTSKFGGTSLYDAIYVTCQDLLGRQPGRRTIILMTDGEDTTSRYKIGDAIDRALRAEATIYAVGIGDRFRFGVNEGVLKKLSQETGGRAYFPENPEQLDAAFRQIEEELRSQYLIAYYPSNTAMDGSFRKIEVRAPNRKDLRFRHRLGYYALKGTQR
- a CDS encoding VWA domain-containing protein encodes the protein MLRVITNLLVIFGLIVPLVVAQNAKKVPRPDPEQIILGTIGVNLPVTVVDKKGRLVTDLTANDFIVLEDGQRQQVQSLSKENELPLNISLLMDASNSVRPKLKFEKDAAMSFLDTAIRRGQDEALLVAFSSRVELIQDFTDNLEDLRDAIHSVKASGTTAMYDAIYRVCEEKMPTAPGRRAIILLSDGEDTASRYTIEEAIEMAQKTEVTIYCIGTTNAGPFGVVRGTVDAPGNKELIRIAEETGGRAYFPASLDELDKIFADISAELRAQYILFYVSTNQARDGKFRRVEVKVANRDGLRVRVKRGFTAPLGDSLL